A genomic window from Chthoniobacterales bacterium includes:
- a CDS encoding adenylate/guanylate cyclase domain-containing protein, with the protein MQRPPKRFVFLLAISAVVGLAGILMNFIFLPLLRLENYTKDLRAVFGRKTPVAADIVLLTIDQASIRLDGLLDDEIHTIPEFALMQEGWPWPRSVHAALLEKLMKAGARVVAFDLLFPGPGRGDADFSSILQRYSDQAIIGGTFTGVDTPVPSFSVPSDTLLTQGKQDAQIGFANFVPDDDGIVRSAIFRAAPEDFVGRKRTDGTIVFNSLAASILHLTDPKLKLPDTGSTPFRFSGEPGTYPHFSVYQVFLPSFWHSNFQDGAFFKNKIVVVGPEGHWSHDEHPTPFTSIFGTRGLMSGPEVHLHALAAARAGEFIHLPGPWLAAGIIALAAAIGALLNGLSGTSGIRFGAFLLLVIVYWMVAQWLFNNAGFLVPLAAPIVVLSLTVFGGILFDLSRERFERQRVRATLERYVSGHVAKEILDSPQSYLTSLVGVRKEVTVLFADLRNFTAMVNMLNAQELVAQLNEYYARVIEDVFHHGGTLDKIMGDGMMAVWGNLRSDGVKEDAVNAVRAALAIQSSLKTLNAEWLAQGRPQLALGIGIAHGECVVGNIGSERKMDLTVIGDAANLAARLQSLTRERQEEILISGDVAKLVEGEFSLPLVSTETIRGFEKAIEVHSVATR; encoded by the coding sequence CCCGCTGCTGCGCCTGGAGAATTACACCAAGGACTTGCGCGCCGTCTTTGGCCGCAAAACACCCGTCGCCGCCGACATCGTTCTCCTCACCATCGACCAGGCCTCGATTCGGCTCGACGGACTGCTGGACGACGAGATCCACACCATTCCCGAGTTTGCACTCATGCAGGAAGGCTGGCCCTGGCCGCGCTCGGTTCATGCCGCGCTGCTGGAGAAACTCATGAAAGCCGGCGCGCGAGTCGTCGCTTTCGATCTTTTGTTTCCGGGACCGGGCCGCGGCGACGCGGACTTTTCCAGCATACTCCAGCGTTACTCCGATCAGGCCATTATCGGCGGCACTTTCACCGGGGTGGACACGCCGGTGCCGAGTTTCAGCGTGCCAAGCGACACCCTCCTCACGCAGGGAAAACAGGACGCGCAGATCGGCTTTGCGAACTTCGTTCCCGACGACGACGGCATCGTGCGCTCGGCCATTTTTCGCGCCGCTCCCGAGGATTTCGTGGGTCGCAAACGCACCGACGGCACGATCGTCTTTAACTCGCTCGCGGCCAGCATTCTGCACCTGACCGACCCCAAACTGAAGCTTCCCGACACAGGCAGCACGCCGTTTCGTTTCAGCGGAGAGCCGGGGACGTATCCGCATTTTTCCGTCTATCAGGTCTTCCTGCCGAGCTTCTGGCACAGCAATTTTCAGGACGGCGCCTTCTTCAAAAACAAGATCGTCGTCGTCGGCCCCGAGGGCCATTGGAGCCATGATGAGCATCCAACTCCGTTCACCTCCATCTTCGGCACGCGCGGTCTGATGTCGGGTCCAGAGGTCCATCTCCACGCGCTGGCGGCGGCGCGGGCAGGGGAATTTATCCATCTGCCGGGCCCGTGGCTCGCGGCGGGAATTATCGCCCTCGCGGCCGCCATCGGGGCGTTGCTGAACGGCCTGTCCGGCACGTCGGGTATTCGCTTCGGCGCGTTTCTCCTGCTCGTGATCGTTTACTGGATGGTCGCGCAGTGGCTGTTTAATAACGCCGGGTTCCTCGTCCCGCTGGCCGCGCCCATCGTCGTGCTGTCGCTCACCGTCTTCGGCGGCATTTTGTTCGACCTTTCCCGCGAACGTTTCGAGCGGCAGCGGGTTCGGGCCACGCTGGAACGCTACGTCTCGGGTCATGTCGCCAAGGAAATTCTGGATAGCCCGCAGAGTTACCTCACGTCGCTCGTCGGCGTTCGCAAAGAAGTCACCGTGCTCTTTGCCGACCTGCGGAATTTCACGGCGATGGTCAATATGCTGAACGCTCAGGAACTCGTGGCCCAGCTCAACGAATATTACGCCCGCGTGATCGAGGACGTTTTCCATCACGGCGGCACGCTCGATAAAATCATGGGCGATGGCATGATGGCCGTCTGGGGAAATCTGCGGAGCGACGGCGTGAAAGAGGACGCGGTGAACGCCGTTCGCGCGGCCTTGGCGATCCAATCGTCGCTCAAAACTTTGAACGCCGAATGGCTCGCCCAGGGACGACCCCAACTCGCGCTCGGCATCGGCATTGCCCACGGCGAATGCGTCGTTGGAAACATCGGTTCCGAGAGAAAAATGGATCTCACCGTCATCGGCGACGCCGCCAATCTGGCGGCCCGGCTCCAGTCGCTGACCCGCGAGCGGCAGGAGGAAATCCTCATCAGCGGCGACGTGGCGAAGCTGGTCGAGGGCGAATTTTCATTGCCATTGGTCTCGACGGAAACGATCCGCGGCTTCGAGAAAGCGATCGAAGTCCACTCAGTCGCGACGAGGTGA